Proteins encoded by one window of Enterobacter pseudoroggenkampii:
- a CDS encoding PLP-dependent aminotransferase family protein → MFKHAQLETVKAWIIDPANGSLPLHERIQRAIRTLILEGVLSHGKALPASRALAASLSVSRDTIEVAYSSLHAEGFIERQTGRGSFVSSSARFLKPRPRQHQPTAEIRKAKLSVRGKIVYESGGIREFSSPRPLAPGIPETRMFPISTWERLQRQVLKEFQHQALEQSPPQGIEHLRRAIAEYVNLERGTRARAEQIIVLTSSQQALALCSHVLMDAGDGIVIEDPSYQGAHKAFNAAGLRCIPVPLDEKGISVDGLNSLTEPARAIYLTPSHQYPTGVTLSLDRRLSVVKWANRYGAWIIEDDYDSEFHYEGKPMASLQGLDTYNRTIYIGTFTKSLFPGLRIAYMIVPSELTEPFTMARTLMDGHTASITQLTLAKFLEGGHFGAYVRKMRGIYVARRDTLASLMDAYLSEYVASETPAGGMQMPCHLKHGISEKEIATAARRAGVDILGLTDLYAGPPASTGFLMGFAAYTEREIEDAVKKLAAIFRHV, encoded by the coding sequence ATGTTTAAGCACGCGCAGCTTGAAACGGTTAAGGCATGGATTATCGACCCCGCTAACGGATCGCTACCGCTTCATGAAAGGATCCAGAGAGCAATACGGACGCTGATACTGGAAGGGGTATTATCTCACGGTAAGGCCCTTCCTGCTTCACGCGCTCTGGCGGCTTCTCTCAGCGTTTCCCGGGATACCATAGAAGTGGCCTACTCCAGCCTGCATGCCGAAGGTTTTATTGAGAGACAAACAGGCAGAGGGAGCTTCGTCTCTTCCAGCGCGCGCTTTTTAAAACCCCGTCCTCGACAGCATCAGCCAACCGCTGAGATACGAAAAGCAAAACTCAGCGTCCGAGGTAAGATCGTTTATGAAAGCGGCGGGATCCGCGAATTTTCCTCCCCTCGTCCCCTTGCGCCCGGCATTCCAGAAACCCGCATGTTTCCCATTTCAACCTGGGAGCGTCTTCAGCGACAGGTCCTGAAGGAGTTTCAGCATCAGGCATTAGAGCAAAGTCCACCACAGGGTATAGAGCACCTGCGACGGGCCATTGCGGAATATGTCAACCTTGAGCGCGGGACGCGTGCGAGGGCAGAACAGATCATCGTTCTGACAAGTTCTCAACAGGCGCTTGCGCTCTGTTCCCACGTGCTGATGGATGCCGGAGACGGCATTGTCATTGAAGATCCCTCCTATCAAGGGGCACACAAAGCGTTCAACGCCGCAGGACTTCGCTGCATTCCGGTTCCTCTTGATGAAAAAGGCATCTCGGTTGACGGTCTTAATTCTCTGACCGAGCCAGCCAGGGCGATATACCTTACGCCTTCTCATCAGTACCCTACCGGGGTGACGCTCTCTCTTGACCGACGACTGTCAGTTGTCAAATGGGCAAACCGTTACGGGGCCTGGATCATTGAGGATGACTATGACAGTGAGTTTCACTACGAAGGTAAGCCTATGGCCAGTCTTCAGGGGCTTGATACGTACAACCGGACAATTTATATCGGCACGTTCACCAAGTCTCTGTTCCCTGGGCTGCGTATTGCCTACATGATCGTTCCCTCAGAATTGACAGAGCCCTTTACCATGGCGAGGACATTGATGGATGGTCACACCGCCTCAATAACCCAGCTGACGCTGGCTAAATTTCTGGAGGGAGGCCATTTTGGTGCCTATGTTCGTAAGATGCGGGGAATTTATGTTGCTCGTCGCGACACGCTGGCAAGCCTGATGGATGCGTATCTTTCTGAGTATGTTGCCTCTGAAACGCCTGCGGGGGGAATGCAAATGCCTTGTCACCTCAAGCACGGAATATCCGAGAAAGAGATAGCCACCGCCGCCCGCCGTGCGGGTGTTGATATACTTGGGCTTACCGATTTATATGCAGGTCCCCCCGCGTCCACCGGTTTTTTGATGGGATTTGCTGCTTACACGGAAAGGGAAATAGAAGACGCTGTAAAAAAACTGGCCGCCATTTTCCGTCATGTTTGA
- a CDS encoding helix-turn-helix domain-containing protein has translation MTGRVDYQIEKYLLTEAAEPERLTRQWAEVMEECREQKSGAEERLRLALLNVDYVTSFELPFRLLLTRAPQLIDVVRKELQLSQKNVLFNGKRFGCVYSLKRDLDGIPDEFTYQLKTRIQRSDATGCNEVPYRQIAQQVKAPKERLKLALENGLSVTALDGLFWFGIQRIAADVQRLRKMGVRIVTSETEVFDTLTKTSRRIPVYSLARPE, from the coding sequence ATGACCGGAAGAGTTGATTATCAGATTGAAAAATATCTCCTTACCGAAGCCGCCGAGCCGGAGCGCCTGACGCGCCAGTGGGCGGAGGTGATGGAAGAGTGTCGTGAGCAAAAGTCCGGGGCAGAGGAGCGGTTGCGTCTCGCGTTGCTTAATGTGGATTACGTCACCAGCTTCGAGCTGCCCTTCAGGCTACTTCTCACCCGTGCGCCCCAGTTAATAGACGTTGTCAGAAAAGAGCTTCAGCTCAGTCAGAAAAATGTTCTGTTTAACGGCAAGCGCTTTGGCTGCGTCTATAGCCTGAAAAGGGATCTCGATGGAATACCTGACGAGTTTACCTATCAGCTGAAAACGCGGATCCAGCGCAGTGACGCGACAGGATGTAATGAAGTGCCTTACAGGCAAATTGCCCAGCAGGTCAAAGCCCCAAAGGAACGTCTCAAGCTGGCGCTGGAAAACGGCCTGTCTGTGACGGCACTTGACGGGCTTTTCTGGTTTGGCATTCAGCGCATTGCGGCGGATGTACAGAGGTTAAGGAAAATGGGCGTGAGAATTGTGACGTCGGAGACCGAAGTCTTTGATACGCTGACAAAGACCAGCCGACGGATCCCCGTATATAGCCTTGCTCGCCCGGAATGA
- a CDS encoding 2-hydroxycarboxylate transporter family protein, which produces MKDNPVPTSELSTSRFAFGLNNTEVGTVPLMLFVGIAAIVATSAWAGLLPKNMIGGLAVIMTLGFAFAKVGRQIPVLKDIGGPAILCLMVPSVLVYFGVFGKHTLDTVHLLMKEANLLYFVIACLVVGSILGMNRVLLIQGMMRMFVPLVAGTCMAVLSGLIVGSLFGYTPYHTFFFIIVPIIGGGIGEGILPLSLAYSAILGQTPDVYVAQLAPAAVVGNIFAIICAGSLARLGAKRPALSGNGMLTRSKDDASLFAGAQSTQQTDFHLMGGGLLMVCAFFIVGGLFEKLVHIPGPVLMILIAVLCKYFRVIPASMEQGAHSCYKFVSAALVWPLMIGLGMLYVPLESVVSVFSVGYVVVCGSVVIAMALSGYFIASRLNMYPVEAAIVTCCHSGLGGTGDVAILSASNRMSLMPFAQIATRIGGASTVIFATLLMGWIMAH; this is translated from the coding sequence ATGAAAGATAATCCTGTACCGACTTCTGAGCTGTCTACCTCGCGTTTTGCCTTTGGGCTCAACAATACCGAGGTGGGCACGGTCCCGTTGATGCTGTTCGTCGGGATTGCCGCGATTGTGGCGACATCCGCCTGGGCAGGGCTGCTGCCGAAAAATATGATAGGTGGCCTCGCGGTGATCATGACCCTCGGTTTCGCGTTTGCGAAAGTAGGGCGTCAAATCCCGGTGCTGAAAGATATCGGCGGCCCGGCGATCCTGTGCCTGATGGTGCCCTCCGTGCTGGTCTATTTTGGCGTATTCGGGAAACATACCCTTGATACCGTGCATCTGCTGATGAAAGAGGCGAACCTGCTCTATTTCGTGATTGCCTGCCTGGTGGTCGGCAGCATTCTGGGGATGAACCGGGTGCTGCTGATCCAGGGGATGATGCGCATGTTTGTTCCGCTGGTGGCGGGAACATGCATGGCCGTGCTGAGCGGCCTCATTGTGGGCTCACTGTTTGGTTATACGCCTTACCACACCTTCTTCTTCATCATTGTGCCCATCATTGGCGGCGGAATTGGCGAGGGCATTTTGCCGCTGTCCCTGGCCTATTCGGCAATACTGGGGCAGACGCCGGACGTCTACGTTGCACAGCTGGCACCCGCTGCGGTCGTCGGGAATATCTTCGCCATTATTTGTGCGGGCTCGCTGGCGCGTCTCGGCGCGAAACGTCCTGCGCTTTCGGGAAATGGCATGCTCACGCGGAGTAAAGACGACGCCAGCCTGTTTGCCGGAGCGCAAAGCACGCAGCAGACGGATTTTCATCTGATGGGCGGCGGGTTACTGATGGTGTGCGCGTTTTTCATCGTCGGCGGATTGTTTGAAAAACTGGTCCACATTCCCGGCCCGGTGCTGATGATCCTGATTGCTGTTCTGTGTAAATACTTCAGGGTGATCCCGGCCTCAATGGAGCAGGGCGCGCACAGTTGCTATAAATTCGTCTCGGCTGCGCTGGTCTGGCCGCTGATGATCGGCCTTGGGATGTTATACGTGCCGCTTGAGAGCGTGGTGTCGGTGTTCTCGGTAGGATACGTGGTGGTATGCGGTTCGGTTGTGATTGCAATGGCGTTGAGCGGCTACTTTATCGCGTCGCGTCTGAATATGTATCCTGTGGAAGCGGCTATTGTAACCTGCTGCCACAGCGGGCTGGGCGGAACGGGGGACGTGGCCATTTTGTCCGCGTCTAACCGGATGTCGCTCATGCCGTTCGCGCAGATCGCCACCCGCATCGGCGGCGCGTCGACGGTGATTTTCGCCACGCTGCTGATGGGCTGGATTATGGCGCACTGA